In Thermithiobacillus tepidarius DSM 3134, the genomic window GGCCAGCCAAGGGTCGTGAAGGGCCACAGGGCCGAGCTGAACCAGGTGTCCAGCACGTCGTGGTCGCGCTCCAGGGGCACGGGCGTGCCATAGTGGGCCGCCGCCCGCGCCTGGGCCTCGTCCTCGTGGCGGGCGACGAAGACCTGGCCGTCCGGTCCGTACCAGGCGGGGATCTGGTGGCCCCACCAGAGCTGGCGGGAGATGCACCAGTCCTCGATGCGATGCATCCAGTCGAAGTAGGTCTTGGACCAGTTCTCCGGCACGAAGCGGATGCGGCCGTCCTCCACCGCCCGGATGGCCGGCTCGGCCAGCGGCTGGATCTTCACGTACCACTGGTCGGTGAGATAGGGCTCGATCACCGCCTTGCTGCGGTCGCCGCGCGGCACCATGAGCTTGTGCGGCGCGATCTTTTCCAGCAGGCCCTGGGCCTCCAGGTCGGCGACGATGCGCTGGCGGACCTCGAAGCGGTCCAGGCCGCGGTAGTCGGCCGGCGCGTTGTCGTTTAAATGAGCATCCTCGGTGAAGACGTTGATCAGCGGCAGGTGATGGCGCTGACCCACGGCGTAATCGTTGAAGTCGTGGGCCGGGGTGATCTTCACGCAGCCGGTGCCGAACGCCGGGTCCACGTAGTCGTCGGCGATGATGGGGATTTCCCGGCCGGTGAGCGGCAGCTTGACCTGCCGGCCGATCAGATGGCAGTAGCGCTCGTCCTCCGGGTGCACGGCCACGGCGGCGTCGCCCAGCAGGGTCTCCGGGCGGGTGGTGGCGACCACCAGATGTCCGCTGCCGTCGGCCAGCGGGTAGCGCAGATGCCAGAGAAAGCCATCCTCCTCCTCGCTCAACACCTCCAGGTCGCTCACCGCCGTGCGCAGCACCGGATCCCAGTTGACCAGGCGCTTGCCGCGGTAGATGAGGCCCTCCTCGTAGAGGCGCACGAAGACCTCGGTGACGGCGCGCGACAGAGGCTCGTCCAGGGTGAAGCGCTCGCGCGACCAGTCGCAGGAGGCGCCCAGGCGGCGCATCTGGCGGACGATGGTGCCGCCGGATTCGGCGCGCCACTGCCAGACGCGCTGCACGAAATTGGCGCGGCCCAGATCGTGGCGGCTCTGGCCGCCGGCCTCCAATTGCCGCTCCACCACCATCTGGGTGGCGATGCCGGCGTGATCGGTGCCCGGCTGCCACAGGGTGCGGTCGCCCGCCATGCGGTGATAGCGGGTGAGCGTATCCATCAGGGTGTCCTGGAAGGCATGGCCCATGTGCAGCGTGCCCGTGACGTTGGGCGGCGGCAGCATGATGCAGTAGGGCGCGCCGGCGCCCTGGGGAGCGAAATAGCCTCGTGCTTCCCATTGACGGTACCAGCGGCTCTCGCAAGCCTGGGGATCGAACTGTTTGTCGAGTTCAGCGCCTGTTTCGTGCATGCGTAATCTTGATCTTGTTGCTGAGGCGGCCCGGGGGCCGGGTTAGAAAGAGGCGTCGCTGGCGTGCTGCTGGGCGCTGCCGCCCGCCGGCGCGGATTTCGGGCGCAGCATGGCGGCGAATTCCTCCACCAGGCATTGGTGCAGCTCCTGCGGCAGCTCGGCGCGCATCTGTTCCAGCACCTGGCCGCGCATCTGCTCCTCGCTCGTCTGCAGGGCCTGCTGCACCGCCTGGATCAGCTCGTCGTGGGCGCTGCGCAGGTAGGTGGCGAAATGCGCCTCCATGCTCGCCAGGATGCGCTCGCTCACGCGCGGCAACAGGGCCTCGATCAGGGATTGGATCAGCAGCGAGCGCAGGGCCTCGTCCGCCTGCAGGCCCAGGCCGGCGCCGCCCGGCGTTCCCCGCGGCGCGGCCGGCGGCATGGCGGCCTCCGGCGCGCTGCCGGCACCAGCACCCACCGCCGGGGGAGGGGGCGCGGCCGGGTCGCGGGGCTGCCCGCTGCCGGTTTCCGGCAACGGATTCGCGGCGGCTTCGGGCGGGTTCTCGCGTACCACGTCGGTCAGGCGCAGGGGCGGCGGCAAGCCGCTGTCCAGCCCCGCCGACGGGGCCTCGGGGGCGGGTGAAGCGGCAGTTGAGGCAGGAGTATCCGTCTCCGACTTGCGGCGGAACCAGTCCATGGGCGTATTCCTCAAGCGGGCAAGGGGTGAAGGGTCAGGCTGTAACCACGGCTGGCGAGCGCCCGATAACGCCGCCGGGCCGCTTTTACAGCTTCCGGGTCCGGCAGGATAAAGTCAACCACGCGCTCGAAGCCGGCGAGATCGTCGGGGAGGGTCGGCACGGTCAGCACCAGCACGCGCCGCGGCGGCAGCGCCTGGACTTCGGTCGCCAGGCACACGGGTTCGTCGCTCGGGGCGAGGCCGTGGGGAACGAAGCTGCCCTGGTTGAAGGTCCAGAGCAGGTCATCCAGGGTCCGGGCGGCCTCGGCGGAGGCGCAGAGCACGCCGGCGCCGCCGGTGACCTGATACACTTTCTGGATCACGCGGCAGATCGCCTGCAGCTGCCGGCCCTCCTCGCTGAGTGTTTCCGCCAGCTGGTAGAAGGTGGCCTCCGCCATGCGGGCTATTCCTTGTCCTTGGCTTCGTTGGCACGCTGGATGAGGTAGGTCGCCAGGAGAGGCACGGGACGGCCGGTGGCGCCCTTCTTCTCGCCGCCTTTCCAGGCCACGCCGGCAATGTCCAGATGGGCCCACTTGTAGTCGTCGGCAAAGCGGGACAGGAAACAGGCGCCGGTGATGGCCCCGCCCTCGCGCCCGCCGACGTTGGCCACGTCGGCGAAGGGGCTCTTGATCTGTTCCTGGTAGTCATCCCACAGTGGCAGCTGC contains:
- a CDS encoding valine--tRNA ligase, with the translated sequence MHETGAELDKQFDPQACESRWYRQWEARGYFAPQGAGAPYCIMLPPPNVTGTLHMGHAFQDTLMDTLTRYHRMAGDRTLWQPGTDHAGIATQMVVERQLEAGGQSRHDLGRANFVQRVWQWRAESGGTIVRQMRRLGASCDWSRERFTLDEPLSRAVTEVFVRLYEEGLIYRGKRLVNWDPVLRTAVSDLEVLSEEEDGFLWHLRYPLADGSGHLVVATTRPETLLGDAAVAVHPEDERYCHLIGRQVKLPLTGREIPIIADDYVDPAFGTGCVKITPAHDFNDYAVGQRHHLPLINVFTEDAHLNDNAPADYRGLDRFEVRQRIVADLEAQGLLEKIAPHKLMVPRGDRSKAVIEPYLTDQWYVKIQPLAEPAIRAVEDGRIRFVPENWSKTYFDWMHRIEDWCISRQLWWGHQIPAWYGPDGQVFVARHEDEAQARAAAHYGTPVPLERDHDVLDTWFSSALWPFTTLGWPEDTPELRTFYPTSVLVTGFDIIFFWVARMIMMGLKFTGEVPFREVYIHGLVRDAEGQKMSKSKGNVLDPIDLIDGIELESLVQKRTSNMMNPQAAGKIEKATRKEFPDGIPAFGADALRFTFASLATQGRDIKFDLNRIEGYRNFCNKLWNASRYVLMQLPAGEDVNAGAAELSLVDRWIISRLQETEATVREAFDGYRFSDAANALYQFIWGDYCDWYIELTKPVLTGDFSPELQRGARRTLVRVLEASLRLLHPIMPFITEEIWQKVAGPAGKQGDTIMLAPYPMPDATRIDRDAAAETEWLMACVRAVRTIRGEMDIAPGRPLDLLLQGGGELDRARVERHRPWLERLARLQSITWLAPDAAPPPAALELVGELKLMVPLAGLIDVGAEQARIDKEVNRVQADLARVEGKLANPSFVDRAPAEIVAKERAKAEELRQALEELTAQRQRLQALA
- a CDS encoding DNA polymerase III subunit chi — translated: MAEATFYQLAETLSEEGRQLQAICRVIQKVYQVTGGAGVLCASAEAARTLDDLLWTFNQGSFVPHGLAPSDEPVCLATEVQALPPRRVLVLTVPTLPDDLAGFERVVDFILPDPEAVKAARRRYRALASRGYSLTLHPLPA